Proteins from one Myxococcales bacterium genomic window:
- a CDS encoding AgmX/PglI C-terminal domain-containing protein, with protein sequence MQPGLHALNCVRCGAPLDPGDSILGAVVRCGHCAQAHLWVAPDRVEAQGGVTPRQVRPVSRAPLVLGAALLVVLMSVGVGAALLVSRSPARSAAERRLPQDAPVVIGDQLEMSVVTARSSQSCSFTVLGVEADGRVLGVPCNGTAPAPVSRELLGSESYRSADPGSIALVRGAGGWVRAEVLGPEPGERVRLRALGETETESVVTVAEVFVVQRAGPGLIVQAPLPAAAPLEVGDLITRRDGAMLEEGRVTSVGEAVSYEHGSAYDGTFEKFAGEPKTVARGMLLARVVTAGSTLQPGDVVLGPDGTGWKRFRVELEEPNHMLKVSDAGQAARIVKQGLFLIRVGDKLPAVAALPATAAPARLPGKLAMLNARFRRCYNDALAKDPKAEGKVVMTVEIGAKGEVTGVDAKPTGNLPPSVVKCMTAHVKAIELEPPLGGKATYVIPVVFQVQ encoded by the coding sequence GTGCAACCCGGCCTTCATGCCCTGAATTGTGTGCGTTGCGGGGCTCCGCTCGATCCCGGTGACTCGATCTTGGGCGCTGTCGTGCGCTGCGGGCACTGCGCTCAGGCGCATCTCTGGGTCGCGCCGGACCGGGTCGAAGCGCAAGGCGGGGTGACACCAAGGCAGGTGCGACCTGTGTCGCGGGCGCCGTTGGTCCTCGGCGCGGCGCTCCTGGTGGTGCTGATGAGCGTGGGAGTCGGCGCGGCGCTCCTGGTCAGCCGCAGCCCGGCGCGGAGTGCGGCCGAACGGCGTCTGCCCCAGGACGCGCCGGTGGTGATCGGGGATCAGCTCGAGATGTCGGTCGTGACGGCGCGCTCGTCGCAGAGCTGCAGCTTCACGGTGCTCGGCGTGGAGGCCGATGGCCGTGTGCTCGGTGTACCCTGCAACGGCACCGCGCCGGCTCCGGTGAGTCGAGAGCTGCTCGGGAGCGAGAGTTATCGGAGCGCAGATCCCGGGAGCATTGCCCTCGTTCGCGGTGCTGGCGGCTGGGTGCGCGCGGAGGTCCTCGGGCCGGAGCCCGGTGAGCGTGTGCGTCTGCGCGCGCTGGGTGAGACCGAGACGGAGAGCGTCGTGACGGTCGCCGAGGTGTTCGTTGTGCAGCGGGCGGGTCCGGGGCTCATCGTGCAAGCGCCGTTGCCGGCGGCGGCGCCGCTCGAGGTCGGGGATCTGATCACCCGTCGCGACGGCGCGATGCTCGAAGAGGGCAGGGTCACGAGTGTGGGTGAGGCAGTGAGCTACGAACACGGCTCCGCCTACGACGGCACGTTCGAGAAGTTCGCCGGTGAACCCAAGACGGTGGCGCGGGGCATGCTGCTCGCGCGGGTGGTCACGGCTGGCTCGACGCTTCAGCCGGGTGATGTCGTGCTTGGCCCGGATGGCACGGGTTGGAAGCGCTTCCGTGTGGAGCTGGAGGAGCCGAATCACATGCTCAAGGTGAGCGACGCGGGGCAAGCGGCGCGCATCGTGAAGCAGGGGCTGTTCTTGATCCGGGTGGGGGACAAGCTCCCGGCGGTCGCGGCGCTGCCTGCCACGGCTGCCCCTGCGCGCCTGCCGGGCAAGCTGGCGATGCTGAACGCCCGCTTTCGGCGCTGTTACAACGACGCGCTGGCGAAGGACCCGAAGGCCGAGGGCAAGGTGGTGATGACGGTCGAGATCGGAGCGAAGGGTGAGGTGACGGGGGTGGACGCAAAGCCGACCGGAAACCTTCCGCCGAGCGTGGTCAAGTGCATGACGGCGCACGTCAAGGCCATCGAGCTCGAGCCCCCACTCGGTGGCAAGGCGACGTACGTGATCCCGGTGGTGTTTCAGGTGCAGTGA
- a CDS encoding nucleotidyltransferase domain-containing protein produces MPAVEPQTDVATCAATFLARVTHELEETARRADELRHRARDAATELRHLGATSVWLFGSLAWGEPHPDSDVDLLVEGVSPASWPEAVRVIERRLTGTRVDVLRSEDAPPLLNDRVRAEGIRLA; encoded by the coding sequence ATGCCAGCCGTCGAGCCGCAAACGGATGTCGCCACGTGCGCGGCGACGTTCTTGGCTCGCGTGACCCACGAGCTCGAGGAGACAGCGCGGCGCGCGGATGAGCTCCGGCACAGAGCGCGTGACGCGGCGACGGAACTCCGGCACCTCGGCGCCACGAGCGTATGGCTCTTCGGCTCGCTCGCATGGGGCGAACCCCATCCAGACTCCGACGTCGATCTGCTCGTCGAGGGCGTTTCGCCGGCGAGCTGGCCGGAGGCGGTCCGGGTGATCGAGCGACGCTTGACCGGCACGCGCGTCGACGTGCTGCGCAGCGAGGACGCGCCGCCGTTGCTGAACGACCGCGTCCGCGCCGAGGGGATCCGGCTGGCGTGA